From a single Deltaproteobacteria bacterium genomic region:
- a CDS encoding ABC transporter substrate-binding protein — MKKAITNGRITERGFSNPRLTADNNVRAPMSARSEGRHARRPLQGPTIGDLKWVGLIGRVEPMSNLLLTVVFLSMLFSSALAQEKSKFPLSASSKTLGYSPLWVASKLGFFEKQSLDVQLVLVSGADKSTMALVGGSVNVSTGGTDTVIAAVEQGADLASIGGVINGLTHYIMGGKKFKSFEDLRGANIGSSGLTSGTAFVLRRVLRAKGMEYPRDYSLINVGGSAQAFLSLTAGRIDAAIIAVPLNYEAAQMGFPVIAKVVDFIPNYQLTEVTVKRSWADKNRALTVRFMKGLIQAMRWMYDNKEPAIEFLAKEMQLKPDAARRGWEYYTENKIWNPNAESNVEGVRTVIQIAAERGQFKSGALPAPAKYLDHSFVEEALKELGKR, encoded by the coding sequence ATGAAGAAGGCAATAACAAATGGCAGGATAACGGAGCGCGGGTTTTCCAACCCGCGATTAACTGCGGACAACAATGTCCGCGCGCCAATGTCTGCCCGTTCGGAGGGCCGACACGCACGTCGGCCCCTACAGGGTCCGACAATCGGAGATCTAAAATGGGTGGGCTTGATAGGACGAGTTGAACCTATGAGCAACTTATTGCTGACGGTGGTGTTTTTATCGATGCTTTTTTCCAGCGCGTTGGCTCAGGAGAAAAGTAAATTTCCTCTCAGCGCGTCGTCGAAGACGCTCGGCTACAGTCCGTTGTGGGTGGCGAGCAAGCTGGGCTTTTTCGAAAAGCAGAGCTTGGACGTGCAACTGGTTTTGGTTTCGGGAGCGGATAAGTCGACGATGGCACTGGTCGGCGGCTCGGTAAATGTTTCCACCGGCGGCACCGACACGGTGATCGCGGCGGTGGAGCAGGGCGCGGACCTCGCCAGCATCGGCGGCGTGATCAACGGCCTGACGCATTACATCATGGGCGGCAAGAAATTCAAAAGCTTCGAAGATTTGCGCGGCGCGAATATCGGATCATCCGGTCTCACCTCGGGCACGGCGTTCGTTTTACGCCGCGTGCTGCGCGCCAAAGGGATGGAGTATCCGCGCGATTATAGCTTGATCAACGTCGGCGGCTCGGCGCAGGCTTTCCTGTCGCTTACCGCGGGCCGCATCGACGCCGCGATCATCGCCGTGCCGCTCAACTACGAAGCGGCGCAGATGGGCTTTCCGGTGATCGCCAAGGTGGTCGACTTCATCCCGAATTATCAGCTGACGGAAGTAACCGTAAAGCGCAGCTGGGCCGACAAGAACCGCGCTCTGACGGTGCGTTTCATGAAGGGGTTGATCCAGGCGATGCGTTGGATGTACGACAACAAAGAGCCGGCCATCGAGTTTCTCGCCAAGGAAATGCAGCTCAAGCCGGACGCGGCGCGGCGCGGCTGGGAATACTACACGGAAAACAAAATCTGGAATCCCAACGCCGAGTCCAATGTCGAAGGCGTGCGCACGGTGATCCAAATCGCCGCCGAGCGCGGCCAGTTCAAAAGCGGCGCGCTGCCGGCGCCGGCAAAATATCTCGATCACAGTTTTGTCGAAGAAGCTTTAAAGGAGTTGGGAAAAAGGTAG
- a CDS encoding ABC transporter substrate-binding protein: protein MDFRFWILDFGLEKKSMGKRSRIRWLDSGSDNPKSQIQNPKWIRRVTLIIAFVICGAMATAQQPAKIPRVGKLIGASLSADSARTEAFRQGLRELGYVEGKNIVLELRSAEGKLDRLPALAAELVRLKVDIIVTAGPIPTRAAKEATTTIPIVMTRDPDPVAPGFVASLARPGGNITGLSTLAPELSGKRLELLKEVIPKVSRVAVFGTSTYPGNAQSLKEVELAAKAFKVQLQYLDVLDSKDIETAFRAASKGRADAVLFMVAGGVATAHQTEIAELTVKSRLPVIYADSRYVDAGGLMSYATNVFDLDRRAATYVDKLLKGRTPADLPVEQPMKFEFIINLIAAKRIGLTIPPNVLVRADRVIR from the coding sequence TTGGATTTTCGATTTTGGATTTTGGATTTTGGATTGGAGAAAAAGAGCATGGGAAAAAGATCTCGGATACGATGGCTGGATTCTGGTTCCGACAATCCAAAATCACAAATCCAAAATCCAAAATGGATTCGGCGTGTCACCCTCATTATCGCATTCGTGATCTGTGGGGCTATGGCCACGGCGCAGCAGCCAGCGAAAATCCCGCGGGTAGGAAAACTAATTGGTGCGTCCCTATCCGCTGACTCGGCCCGCACCGAGGCATTCCGGCAGGGGCTGCGCGAGCTTGGATACGTGGAGGGGAAAAACATTGTCCTTGAGTTGCGATCCGCTGAGGGGAAACTCGATCGCCTCCCCGCGCTCGCGGCCGAGCTAGTGCGTCTCAAGGTAGACATCATCGTCACGGCTGGTCCGATACCAACCCGTGCCGCCAAGGAAGCGACGACTACAATTCCCATTGTCATGACCCGTGATCCGGATCCTGTTGCCCCCGGGTTCGTCGCCAGCCTAGCGCGGCCGGGCGGAAACATCACTGGATTGTCTACTCTCGCCCCGGAGCTAAGCGGCAAACGGCTGGAGCTTTTGAAGGAGGTTATTCCTAAAGTCTCCCGCGTGGCCGTCTTCGGGACTTCAACCTATCCCGGCAACGCGCAATCGTTAAAAGAGGTGGAACTCGCCGCAAAGGCGTTCAAGGTACAGCTTCAATACCTGGACGTACTAGATTCCAAGGATATTGAGACCGCATTCCGAGCCGCGAGCAAGGGGCGAGCTGACGCTGTTCTTTTTATGGTGGCGGGCGGCGTCGCCACTGCGCACCAAACAGAGATTGCCGAACTCACGGTAAAGAGTCGGCTCCCGGTGATATATGCAGATAGTCGGTATGTGGACGCCGGTGGCCTAATGTCTTACGCCACGAATGTCTTCGACTTGGACCGGCGCGCCGCTACGTATGTCGACAAGCTTCTGAAGGGCAGAACGCCTGCTGATCTTCCCGTGGAGCAGCCGATGAAGTTCGAGTTCATCATCAATTTGATAGCGGCAAAACGGATCGGCCTGACGATTCCGCCGAATGTTCTGGTGCGGGCGGACCGGGTGATTCGATGA